The sequence below is a genomic window from Lolium perenne isolate Kyuss_39 chromosome 7, Kyuss_2.0, whole genome shotgun sequence.
GAGAAATATACTTTTATGAAAATTATTTTTCAAAAACTAATGAGGTATTTGTTCCTCATACTCTTTTCTTGATATCATAAACCAAAATCCATTTTTTTTAGAAATAAGTTTTAGAACCAAGGAGAGAGATAGTTTCAAGTGATTAAGTGAAGGAGGAAACCAAATTTTAAATAGGAAAATAGAAGTTGTGATGATAAGTGAAGAAATATTATCTTGAAACCCTTATAGGTCATAGAGACATTTGGTCTTGTTTTCAGAAAGAGGATTTCAAAATAGAGTTGGAGTGGGAAACTTGGCATGCAAGGTTTTTCTTTAAAAAAAGTACATAAGATCATGGTGATTTGGTTAGTGCAATCATGCCAAGAAGATAGCTGTTGGTCGGGAGAAAACTTCAGGGTCTAAGTGAGATTTACTCGCAAGAGTTTTGGTAGAGCTATGGTCCTATAGTTTCAGACTAGATGTAGAAGATATTGAGGTGAGTTTTGTTCTGACTTTTATTAAGGTGAAGATCCTCTTTGGTTCATTTGTTTTTAGAGCACACAAAGATGTATTGGTAGATTGGGCGCCATATGCCCAGTAGACTAAAACCGCGCATAAGAAGTCACATAAAGTCATATACTAATCAAACAAGCTTATCAATAACAACTATTCAAGCATACAAATAATAATTGTTGACCAAGTGCTCAAAGATGATCATGTCATGATAGGATTGAaagtattttttaaaaaaaaaaactaaagctTTTGTGGGGTTTCCAAGGATATATTAGAGACGAAAACATATCCTTTCTTAAAGTTTTGCAAAGGTGTTTGAAATTCTCTTATCAAAGCTTGCAAAACAGTGTTTTGTAAATATTGGGTTCCTTTGTGTTTTTAGATCCGTATAGGTTTTATAAATACTTATTTTTGGGAAAAAACATTTTATAAAGTGGATCTTGGCTATTTGTTTTGGAGAGATTAAAAACACTTGGAATAAAAGAGGCTGCCAAGATCAGATGGTTGTCAAATGATTTTGTAGCACTATTATGGACATGGTCACAAGGGTGCAAGGATTGTGTTGTTTCACAAATtggttcatcaatcaagcaaattcATACAATCATACCAAACATAACACTAATATATGAAAAGTTACTTTACCTACTAAAcacaaaaagtttttgttagctcTCATTTTTTGTAATTCTAAACTCTAATTTAAAAATGGTTACAAAAGTTGGGCTGTTACAAGCGCCGAAAGGCCCACCTCAAGCCGCCTCACCTTCACCCGCAGAGAAAATGGAACGGGGCACACCCCTGCCCCTGACCCAGATCGGGCCCAAACAAGCTTATATCAGGTTCAAGCTGGAGCTGTGTGCCGCCCCGCCGTCTACCGTCGGCTGTCCTCTGCCGCCCCACAGCACCCCGGCTACCCCGCCACCGCCCGGTCACCGCCGAGCCTCCGCCGCCCTAGACCCACTGCCGCCTGCACGGGACACCCTGCGCCTCACGCGCAGGTATAGTAGAGGCTAGTCCGCTGCCGCCGGAACCGCACGAGCTTTGCCCGACAGCCAGCTCTAGCGGTGACggtggaggggaggggagagaaaAGCCGAAAAAGAAGCTGCCGGAGGAAGGTGATTCAACCTCAATCCCCAAGAAATAATGGAGAGAGCACCCAAATCCTTAATAGAGAACCCAGAGCGAAGCTAACTGGTTAGCCTGGGAATAGCTGTGGCAGTAGAATTGAGAACATTAATGTCATCAACATATACCAACAAGTAAATGGTGACATCCTGGTGCCGAAGGATGAACAAATTTGTGTCATCCACAGAAGGTGAGAATCCCAAGACACCAAGAACTGAGCTAAGACGAGCATACCATGTACGAGGAGCATTTTTTGATCCATATAGTGACGTGACAAGTTTAAAGTAATGACTAGGTTTATCAGAATCAACAAAATCAAGAGGTTGCCTCATATATACCTCTTCGTATAAATAGCCATTGAAGAATGCATTCTGAATATGAAGTTGATGAAGATACCAACGATGAGAGAGAGCCCTGGCAAGCAATAGTCAAATAGTAGCTGACTTGACCGCAGGTCTTCACTGAAAAAAAAAAACATTAGTGCCTCTCGAGGTGGAGGGCTGTTGGCCCGGTATCCTTCACCTTCGAAGCAAATTCACTGTACATTTTCCGATGCAGTAATTAATGCATCTACGGTCGCATCCGATTATACCAGTCAACATGAGACTTCGCTGTGGGAGCTTTTGTAAACAACTCAAGTCGTTGGTGCGCATCCATCGATCAGGCCATATAACAACTGATCCACTACAACTTAAGTGAGGAGACAAATTAGCCAGCCCAATCGGCCCAATTGGCCAACTAGTCAGCAGCAGCTAGCAGTGCACGGTTTAACCAGCATAAGAACATGGCAACTTGCAGTTTCTTCTATCTTGCTAGTTGCGCTTAATTCGTGACCATGAGTTGATGACGCCAAAGTAGTCAAGGAGCCAAATGCATGGCTTGTAGTATCCTTGACAAAGTCAATGCAGCATCAGCATTCTCAAGTAAAGATCCTGACATATCTACACTCGATCGGGTATTAGACGTTTATATAAACCAGAGACGGCCATAGCTAGGAGGAAGTGTACAAGTGAAGTACAGAGATGGACACCGGTGGTAGCAGGGAGGAGCCGTACTGGTTGGGGATTAGAGAGTCCTTGCCGTTCACAGGTAAtaggatgaagaaggcgtccagtGCCAAGGTCAGACGATGGAGCTCGGTGCGGAATGCCGTGGTGGTGGCCTTGGTCATGACCGTGACAATGCCACCCATCCTCTTCATCTACAGTGGTCACCTTGATCTCGATGAGCCGGCCGTGTGGATACAATCCACAGTGGCCGGCTTAGGAGCTCGACGACGAGGTAATTTCAATTTGTGGTCAATGTTTTTTTTTGAACATAATGTGGTTACTGTTTTTTGGTTCACGTCGACGTCGGTGAACTAGCATGTAGTAGTAGTAGTTTATGTGCCTAAAGTTGGGCTCCATTTCAGTTGGAGAACAAAAGAAATACGAGCTTTTGGGTGGTCTGCTACCTCCAGGATTGGACGACCAGTCCTGCGACAGCCGATACCAGTCAGTGCACTACCGCAAGAACATGACGCGCTCGCCCACGCCGTATCTCGTCATGCGGCTGCGGCAGCGGGAGATTCTGCagcggcggtgcggcccaggcacCGAACCATACACGAGAGCCTCGCAACGGCTGAGATCCGGGCAAAAAAACGTGGACGCCGTCGACGGCTGCAGCTACCTGGTGTTGCTGTCTCACCGGGGCCTCGGCAACCGGATCCTCGCCACAGTCTCGGCATTCCTCTACGCCATGCTCACCGACCGCGTGCTGCTCGTCGACCGCGGGAAGGCCCTCGGCAAGCTCTTCTGCGAGCCTTTCCCAGGCACGACGTGGCTGCTGCCGCTCGACTTCCCGCTGGAGGGCTACAAGGACCTGGGCGAGGAGGCGGCGGAGAGCTACGAGAACGTGACACTGGGCAACAACACCGGCCCGGCGTCAGAGCACCGCTTCGTGTACATCCACCTCGACCACGCCGCCAGGGCGGCGAACAGGCTCGCGTACTGCGACGACCACCTGCAGTTCCTCCACCGGGTGCAGTGGGTGTTCCTGCGGACGGACAGCTACATCGCGCCGAGCTTGTTCCTCAACCCGGTGCACCAGAAGGAGCTGGACCGGATGTTCCCCCGCAAGGACTCCGTGTTCTACGTCCTCTCGCGCTACCTCCTCCACCCGACGAACGGAGTCTGGCGCATGGTCACACGGTTCTACGATTCTTACCTCAAGGACGCCGACGAGCGGCTGGGCATTCAGATCAGGGTCTGGGACGGCGACAGGCCGTTCCAGCACATCCTGGACCAGATCCTCGCTTGCACCGCGCAGGAGCATCTTCTGCCGGCGCCGGGGGTGGTGGCGAGCGCCGGAGGAGCGTTTGCAGGTGCGCGTGGGCGATCGAAGGCCGTCCTCACCACGGGCCTGAACGGGTGGTACCACGACAGCATCCAGGAGATGTATCGGCGGTCGCCACCCGCTAGCGGCGAGGTGGTCAGCGTGCACAGCCACGAGGAGCACCAGCGCTTCTTCCAGGTGGAGCACGACATGAAGGCGCTGGCCGAGATGTACCTGCTGAGCATGACGGACCAGATCGTCACCACTGGCTGGTCGACGTTCGGGTACGTCGGCGCCGCGCTTGGCGGGCTCACGCCCTACATCATGATGAAGCCGAAGAACCGGGTTGTGCCCAACCCGCCCTGCGTACGGTCCATGTCCATGGAGCCGTTCAATCATGGGCCACCGTACTTCGAATGCACCAGGAAAGAATACCATAAAGTCTTCCACACCGGTAATACGGTGCCCCATCTTCAGTCTTGCGAAGACAGACCTTGGGGAGTGAAACTCACTGAGCCCATGGCCTACAAGGAGGCGTAGTCGACATTTGGGTTTGTACACCTAGATTACTAATGTTTTGCAGCTAGCTAGTGGAGAGGAAACTGAGTTTGTCTATCACTAACTTGTCACAATAATTTGGATAAATCTCATACGCTCTTTTCATTAGCAAGCCTTTGTATTTCCattcttttttttgcgaatacaACTTGTATTACTCAAATATCAGATATTACATCTCTTTGGCATATGCTCGACAAACCCTCTGGGCTAGAGGCAAGCCATACAACCGTTCTTGAGCTAGTTCTAACATTATTTGCTAAGTAATGACTACTATTATTCTAACATCGCTTAAGCCCCATACTAAGGCGAACAAATTCCGAGTTAAGCCCCATCCCActtaagggtaatgtggttgcgcggttaAATTGGTTTGGGTGAATATTTAGGTGCCAATTGTTTTGAAACATCCTTTTTCTTCCCTTTCCTTGAACATCCATTTTTACGAAGATCTTTACTTTCATAAAATCACACTTGGGCAAGACCAAAAtctcccaaggttttcaaaacatTTGACAAACATTtccgaggggttcccaacctaaggtTTTATTTTCTTGAACAAGGGCTACAATAAAGGCATAATGCTAATCATCATACAACTAAGGAGAGGGTAAAGGTATCAAAAGAGTCCCTCATACTTGGGAATTTCCAAGTATACATAGCACATGATGAATAGAAGCAACTTCAAAAGTAATGCAAGTGTCAAAGAAGTGTAATAGTGCACATAGCAAATAGTATGTAGacatgagatcaaaagatggcttgccttgagcGGCTACTTATCCCTGATCTTCTTAAAATTCTTCAAAACCTTTCTCTCCTTCAAATCCAACAACGCTCGAATCTATCGCCACGAATTAAATAGAACACACAAGGAATACAATTACGACACAAACTTTaccacaatacaacaatcaaataAAAACACAAGGTTTCAGTGAGTTGGGTTTTGGATTTGCAAAATTATAGAAAGTGGTTTCACAACATCGGAATAATTAAAACTTAAGTTATAGGTTTTTAAAACCAATCCTATACATGGATTCAAAATAACTTTGCATGACAACAATCTTTGAGCAACAACCATAAGAGAATGGTTCTACACAAGGGTACTATTGAACTGATCTAACAAATTTCATTTGGCAGATTTTTGACAAACTTATGATGTTTAAAACAAAATTTTATTTCAGGTTACACATAGAGCAAGATTTATTAGCCAATAATtctagaaaaatcataaaaaatatgggaccagtggcatatgaAAGGTATTTAAAATTATAAACTACTGTAGTTGGTTTCAGCTCATTTTGGTGTGTAGATTTTGAGGTATTCAAGTTTGAAGTTCTCTGATTCAAAGAAAGAATAAAAGCTTTTCCTAAAGAAAAACTAGGCGGGCCCAACTTTAAAAGGCCGACCGAAATaggagtgggccggcccagcagcgtGTCCAGGTGCTTGGGGAAAATATTAGAAACCTGACTACATGCCCCACACGTCATTGTCAGACTCAAAACTAAAGGGGCATACAGTCGTTGGATCATGATCTAAAGGCCCAAGTGAGGCAACGTTACTTAAACTGACAATGACTCAAAACTAAAGAGGTATACAATCACGGAGGTGCACGGGTCCAGGGCTTCGCCATTGGCCAGCTGGGCAGTGGCCGGATGAGTGTGTGCTGGCGTGCGCTAAgattgctcatagtgggagtaacatagctagtaacatcacatattTCAAGATGTTTTAGCGACATGGCATATCAATAAATGAATAAAGAGAGTGGGGTGGTAACTACCTATGTtatcataacatcacacacccttaGGCAAGATGACATAATAAATAACACAATGCATGATACCACATAAAGTTACtatccactatgaaggtagtaacttagactagtaacatgacatatgttagtagtctaagttactccccactatgaccagcctaagtTTTGGGAGGGATTCCAAGTGCGGAAACGGGCGGGAGAAGGAGGGAGGTCCACCTTGAAGAAATGCCACGCCAAGGCTGACGTTGCTGGGGCGCTTCGGGTGGCGAGCTGCTGACGTCCGGGGGCTGGCGTCATCAATGGAGGGGCACTGCACGTTCGTGCGAGGTTGCTAGCGTCCTGGAACGGGCCGTGCGTGCTGACTGCTGAGACGTGGCCATGGGGTCTTGGTTCTGGTCGAGCACGGTTGGGTCGTTCTCGGACGCGGGTGCGTGCTTTGCTGTTGGTCTGGGTCGTGTGTGAGGTGCTAGGTCGAATGGGTGGGCTAGCACGGTCTGGTTTGGTTGTTCGGCTCATGCGGCGCGATGTGGTCGTGGTGACTGCGTCCAAGTGAGTAGGTGATGTGGTGCGTGTGGTGCGCGGAAGAAATGTTCAGGGTGAGGCGTGTGTGCGGGTTCAGGTCAAGAGAGTAAGGACGGTACGAGCCAGGACAGGGTGCATACGAGGAAAATTTTAGCTCAAAACTTGGCATGTTCATCTCCTTCTCCCTCTAAATTTTGTTGCCAAAAACAAAGTGTCAAGGGTGTGAAAGATTGTTCAGATTAGAGGGAAGGGTGTGAGGTAGATGTGTGGTTAAAGAGCAGGGTTTTGGATTGGAAAAGAATATGCCAAAATTTGCCCAAAAGTGGCTTTGATAAGGATTTAAAATTGAATACGCATTTCCCTTAGTGTTTTACGTATGTCAAGGGTGTGGTGCAAAGGTccacaagattggaggtttttctTGAAATAGATTGGCCAACAAATTGATgtgatttttttcaaattttgttGAGAGAAAAATAGTGTTCGAAAGTTGATATTTTTGAAAATAACCAGACTGGTTCTTGGGCATGAAATGACAAAACCACCATTCCTAGCATTTAGTGAAAAGGGAAAATAAGAGAAACATACTTTTATGAAAATTATTTTTCAAAAACTAATGAGGTATTTGTTCCTCATACTCTTTTCTTGATATCATAAACCAAAATCCATTTTTTTTAGAAATAAGTTTTAGAACCAAGGAGAGAGATAGTTTCAAGTGATTAAGTGAAGGAGGAAACCAAATTTTAAATAGGAAAATAGAAGTTGTGATGATAAGTGAAGAAATATTATCTTGAAACCCTTATAGGTCATAGAGACATTTGGTCTTGTTTTCAGAAAGAGGATTTCAAAATAGAGTTGGAGTGGGAAACTTGGCATGCAAGGTTTTTCTTTAAAAAAAGTACATAAGATCATGGTGATTTGG
It includes:
- the LOC127315303 gene encoding galactoside 2-alpha-L-fucosyltransferase-like, which produces MKKASSAKVRRWSSVRNAVVVALVMTVTMPPILFIYSGHLDLDEPAVWIQSTVAGLGARRRVGEQKKYELLGGLLPPGLDDQSCDSRYQSVHYRKNMTRSPTPYLVMRLRQREILQRRCGPGTEPYTRASQRLRSGQKNVDAVDGCSYLVLLSHRGLGNRILATVSAFLYAMLTDRVLLVDRGKALGKLFCEPFPGTTWLLPLDFPLEGYKDLGEEAAESYENVTLGNNTGPASEHRFVYIHLDHAARAANRLAYCDDHLQFLHRVQWVFLRTDSYIAPSLFLNPVHQKELDRMFPRKDSVFYVLSRYLLHPTNGVWRMVTRFYDSYLKDADERLGIQIRVWDGDRPFQHILDQILACTAQEHLLPAPGVVASAGGAFAGARGRSKAVLTTGLNGWYHDSIQEMYRRSPPASGEVVSVHSHEEHQRFFQVEHDMKALAEMYLLSMTDQIVTTGWSTFGYVGAALGGLTPYIMMKPKNRVVPNPPCVRSMSMEPFNHGPPYFECTRKEYHKVFHTGNTVPHLQSCEDRPWGVKLTEPMAYKEA